The Niallia alba genome includes a window with the following:
- a CDS encoding MotE family protein — MENSWEEKKKSFNFFQRFLMIIVIPTTFALIVVVLLLIASGADVAEKGKEVLNAIPFLNEEKRTTDKLLENNKNTISSLQTKLKERDDLIKTLETQLENSENRVQSANSDKEKLQSELNSLQSAQAETKKALAEIVKTYDTMSPKNAAAILSEMSENEALKILAELKPAKLASILEKMEPAVASKYTELLSDKATVNP; from the coding sequence ATGGAAAATTCGTGGGAAGAAAAAAAGAAATCATTTAACTTTTTCCAGCGTTTTCTTATGATTATCGTGATACCAACTACTTTTGCATTGATCGTTGTTGTGCTATTGCTTATAGCTTCGGGTGCAGATGTTGCAGAGAAAGGAAAAGAGGTGTTAAATGCTATTCCTTTTCTCAATGAAGAAAAAAGAACAACGGATAAACTGCTTGAGAACAATAAAAATACGATTAGTTCTTTACAAACTAAGCTAAAAGAACGAGATGATCTAATAAAGACGCTAGAAACACAATTGGAAAATAGTGAAAATAGAGTTCAATCTGCCAATTCAGATAAGGAAAAGTTACAAAGTGAATTAAATTCTCTCCAATCTGCTCAAGCGGAAACAAAAAAAGCTCTTGCAGAGATTGTGAAAACATATGATACCATGTCTCCCAAAAATGCTGCAGCAATTTTATCTGAGATGAGTGAAAATGAAGCATTGAAAATTTTGGCAGAGCTAAAGCCAGCAAAACTTGCATCGATATTAGAGAAAATGGAACCAGCTGTTGCATCTAAATATACAGAGCTATTATCAGATAAAGCTACAGTAAACCCATAA
- the fliM gene encoding flagellar motor switch protein FliM produces MSADILSQNEIDALLSALSSGEMDADELKKEQQEKKVKVYDFKRALRFSKDQIRSLTRIHENYARLLTTFFSAQLRTYVQISVTSADQIPYEEFIRSIPKMTILNVFDVPPLEGRILMEVNPNIAYAMMDRMMGGRGSSINKVENLTEIETKIMSNTFESAFDHFREAMEDLIDIEPSLAEFEVNPQFLQMVSPNETVVVISLSTTIGDTSGMINICIPHVVLEPIMPKLSGHYWMQAEKKERLPEFTSRLEENIQQSIVPIVAELGTSDISIQDFLMLDIGDVIEMNQTIQQPLIIKVGDIPKFIGQPGKLNKKMAVQVLGTLEEGKEDGE; encoded by the coding sequence TTGTCAGCTGATATTTTATCCCAAAATGAAATTGATGCCCTGCTTTCAGCTTTATCATCTGGTGAAATGGATGCAGATGAGCTCAAAAAAGAGCAGCAGGAAAAAAAGGTTAAGGTATATGATTTCAAAAGAGCGTTAAGATTTTCGAAAGATCAAATTCGCAGTTTAACAAGAATACATGAAAACTATGCTAGGTTGTTAACAACTTTTTTCTCTGCCCAATTAAGAACATATGTGCAAATATCTGTTACTTCAGCAGATCAAATTCCATATGAAGAGTTCATTCGTTCGATACCAAAAATGACGATTTTAAATGTATTTGATGTTCCTCCATTAGAAGGCAGAATCTTGATGGAAGTTAATCCGAACATAGCCTATGCCATGATGGATCGAATGATGGGTGGAAGAGGCAGCAGTATAAATAAAGTAGAAAATTTGACTGAAATTGAAACAAAAATCATGTCAAATACTTTTGAAAGTGCTTTTGATCATTTTAGAGAGGCTATGGAGGATCTAATAGATATTGAACCAAGTCTTGCTGAATTTGAAGTGAATCCACAGTTTTTACAAATGGTTTCTCCGAATGAAACAGTAGTGGTAATTTCCTTGAGTACGACAATTGGAGATACAAGTGGAATGATTAATATTTGTATTCCGCATGTCGTATTAGAGCCTATCATGCCAAAGCTATCTGGCCATTATTGGATGCAGGCAGAGAAGAAAGAAAGATTACCTGAATTTACTTCTCGTTTAGAAGAGAATATTCAGCAGTCGATTGTGCCAATAGTCGCAGAACTAGGTACATCTGATATTTCCATCCAAGATTTTTTAATGTTGGATATTGGAGATGTTATCGAAATGAATCAAACGATACAACAACCCTTAATCATTAAAGTTGGAGATATTCCTAAATTTATTGGACAACCTGGTAAGTTAAATAAAAAAATGGCTGTTCAAGTATTAGGAACTTTAGAGGAGGGGAAGGAAGATGGTGAGTAA
- the flgG gene encoding flagellar basal body rod protein FlgG, whose product MLRSLYSGISGMKNFQTKLDVIGNNISNVNTYGFKKGRTTFSDLISQTSAGATAPSATTGGINPKQIGLGSQISSIDTIATQGSMQTTGRVLDLAISGEGYFVVEDSAGSSFFTRSGNFYLDGDRNIVSSNGMTLQVANGITGFTQAGVTRAGANAVSGTKIPDTAQSFSISADGKITYVDSNGDTQDAGQILMAKVSNPEGLTKVGANMYQESNNSGSLAGLPNVFGGLVLSGNAGSGTINSGFLEMSNVDLSEEFTEMIVSQRGFQANTKIITTSDEILQELVNLKR is encoded by the coding sequence ATGTTACGTTCTTTATATTCAGGAATCAGTGGAATGAAAAACTTTCAAACAAAATTAGACGTTATCGGTAATAATATTTCAAACGTTAATACGTATGGCTTTAAAAAAGGTCGTACAACATTCAGTGATTTAATAAGCCAGACATCAGCTGGTGCAACTGCTCCGTCTGCAACAACTGGTGGTATAAATCCAAAGCAAATCGGTCTAGGATCACAAATCTCTTCTATTGACACAATTGCTACACAAGGGAGCATGCAAACAACAGGAAGAGTACTAGATCTTGCTATTTCAGGTGAAGGTTATTTCGTTGTAGAAGATAGTGCTGGTTCTTCGTTCTTTACAAGATCAGGTAACTTCTACTTGGACGGGGACCGAAATATTGTAAGTTCTAATGGTATGACTTTACAAGTTGCAAATGGTATTACTGGTTTTACACAAGCAGGTGTAACAAGAGCTGGGGCGAACGCAGTATCTGGTACGAAAATTCCAGACACAGCACAAAGCTTCAGTATTTCAGCAGATGGAAAGATTACTTATGTTGATAGTAATGGAGATACACAAGATGCTGGGCAGATTTTAATGGCAAAAGTTTCTAACCCAGAGGGCTTAACAAAAGTTGGTGCAAATATGTATCAAGAATCAAATAACTCCGGCTCATTAGCGGGTCTTCCTAACGTATTTGGTGGATTGGTGTTATCTGGTAATGCGGGATCTGGAACTATTAATAGTGGATTCCTTGAAATGTCAAACGTTGATCTTTCAGAAGAATTCACGGAAATGATTGTTTCACAAAGAGGATTTCAAGCAAATACAAAAATCATTACCACTTCTGATGAAATTCTTCAAGAATTAGTTAACTTAAAACGATAA
- a CDS encoding flagellar biosynthetic protein FliO, translating into MNKANFLIRCSLLIIVLLGFGNQAYAEQIDKSVYDILHNESKENNVQEDTEKGTKKDTVEEDSKTNEQNSDQSDLLLEETNAEEESSIGVTIWDFVKMIFATIFVVFLMYFILRFINKRNHGYKSSQIIENIGGTALGANRSIQLIKVGKRLLIVGVGDSIQLIKEIEDEQEYKEILEEYNRKLDQLVQPSDIVTKVKNIVTSNPSTSKTKESFSIRLSKELERISSERKEKMEVLEKKKKGSSEKNE; encoded by the coding sequence GTGAATAAAGCAAATTTCTTAATTCGATGTTCACTACTCATCATTGTTCTGCTAGGCTTTGGAAATCAAGCCTATGCAGAACAAATTGATAAAAGTGTATATGACATATTACATAATGAATCGAAAGAGAATAATGTTCAAGAAGATACTGAAAAAGGTACTAAAAAAGATACTGTAGAAGAAGATTCTAAAACCAATGAACAAAATTCGGATCAATCAGACTTACTTCTTGAAGAAACAAATGCGGAAGAAGAAAGTTCTATAGGAGTGACGATTTGGGACTTTGTTAAGATGATTTTTGCAACAATTTTTGTCGTGTTTTTAATGTATTTTATTTTACGATTTATAAATAAAAGAAACCACGGATATAAAAGCTCGCAAATAATTGAAAATATTGGTGGTACAGCACTAGGTGCCAATCGTTCGATTCAATTAATCAAAGTGGGAAAACGTCTATTAATAGTAGGCGTTGGGGATAGCATCCAATTAATAAAAGAGATTGAGGATGAACAAGAGTACAAAGAAATATTGGAAGAGTATAATCGAAAATTAGATCAGCTAGTACAACCAAGCGATATTGTGACAAAGGTGAAGAATATAGTAACTTCTAATCCTTCTACTTCGAAGACAAAAGAATCTTTTTCCATTCGTTTGTCAAAAGAATTAGAACGAATATCAAGTGAACGTAAGGAAAAGATGGAAGTACTAGAGAAGAAAAAGAAAGGATCGTCAGAAAAAAATGAATGA
- a CDS encoding response regulator: MAQKILIVDDAAFMRMMIKDILSKNGYEIVGEAADGMQAIEKYKETQPDLVTMDITMPEMDGITALKEIKNINPNAKVIMCSAMGQQAMVIDAIQAGAKDFIVKPFQADRVLEAISKTLG; the protein is encoded by the coding sequence ATGGCACAAAAAATACTAATCGTTGATGACGCAGCTTTTATGCGTATGATGATCAAGGATATTCTATCTAAAAATGGATATGAGATCGTAGGAGAAGCAGCCGACGGCATGCAAGCAATTGAAAAATATAAGGAAACACAACCAGATCTAGTAACAATGGATATCACCATGCCAGAAATGGATGGAATTACTGCATTAAAAGAAATCAAAAATATTAATCCGAATGCGAAAGTTATTATGTGTTCAGCAATGGGACAACAAGCGATGGTTATTGATGCAATACAAGCTGGAGCAAAAGATTTTATTGTTAAGCCATTCCAGGCAGATCGTGTCTTGGAAGCAATCAGTAAAACATTAGGCTAA
- the fliL gene encoding flagellar basal body-associated protein FliL → MKNNKVIIIMLVLLLVITLAGAGAFIYIWKFTGDQKEKEPSIEEILESSVDIEEITTNLASDNFIRISFKIQTDSKKAKEELEKRDFQVKNIIIQELSEKNTEDLKGKNGQIELESDLKDKINELMQEGKVVQVYIVNSLLQ, encoded by the coding sequence ATGAAGAATAATAAAGTTATTATTATAATGCTCGTTTTATTACTAGTTATTACACTGGCAGGAGCTGGAGCTTTCATTTATATATGGAAGTTTACTGGCGATCAAAAGGAAAAAGAACCTTCGATCGAAGAAATCTTGGAGTCATCTGTAGATATTGAAGAAATTACAACAAATTTAGCTTCCGATAATTTCATCCGAATATCCTTTAAGATTCAGACAGATAGTAAGAAAGCAAAGGAAGAATTAGAAAAAAGAGACTTCCAAGTTAAGAATATCATTATTCAAGAATTATCTGAGAAGAATACAGAAGATTTAAAAGGAAAAAATGGACAAATTGAATTAGAGAGTGATCTCAAGGATAAAATTAATGAACTGATGCAAGAAGGCAAAGTAGTCCAAGTTTATATTGTAAACTCTCTACTCCAATAA
- a CDS encoding flagellar FlbD family protein: MIHLTRLNGKKFLLNALFIETVESFPDTTITLTNGNKFVVKESEEEVLERMNHFFQKVNLFGLPHVGEKDDEE; the protein is encoded by the coding sequence ATGATACATTTAACTCGACTAAATGGAAAAAAGTTTTTATTAAATGCCTTATTTATTGAGACAGTCGAATCTTTTCCTGATACAACAATTACTTTAACAAATGGAAACAAATTTGTTGTTAAAGAAAGTGAAGAGGAAGTATTAGAGAGAATGAATCATTTTTTTCAAAAAGTGAACCTCTTCGGATTACCGCATGTGGGAGAGAAAGACGATGAAGAATAA
- the flgD gene encoding flagellar hook assembly protein FlgD, translated as MPNTINDPSLYLSDYQKSQTSTGSSVLGKDDFLKILITQLQNQDPTSPMDDKEFIAQMAQFSSLEQMQNLNTAMTNLISLQTQSNLISYGQFVGQEVNWSKIETDKAGNSSLTSGSGKVLSVAYTDDSVVFTLNDGTKVTPANISGMSTNATENNLVQASQLIGKTISYLNGNKEEVSNTVQSVSLKNGQLQLTLDDEAGSKITSSQITKIE; from the coding sequence ATGCCAAATACCATTAATGACCCTTCTCTGTATTTATCAGACTATCAGAAATCACAGACATCTACTGGCAGCTCTGTATTAGGAAAAGATGATTTCTTGAAAATATTAATTACCCAATTGCAAAACCAAGATCCTACTAGTCCCATGGATGATAAAGAGTTTATTGCTCAAATGGCTCAGTTCTCTAGCCTTGAACAAATGCAAAACTTGAATACTGCCATGACAAACTTAATTTCCTTGCAAACTCAGTCAAACTTAATTTCTTACGGACAATTTGTAGGACAAGAAGTGAACTGGAGTAAGATTGAAACAGACAAAGCTGGGAATAGTTCACTAACTTCTGGTAGTGGAAAAGTACTCTCTGTTGCTTATACAGATGACAGTGTAGTATTCACGCTTAATGATGGAACAAAAGTAACTCCTGCCAATATTTCAGGTATGAGTACAAATGCAACGGAAAATAACTTGGTACAAGCAAGTCAATTAATCGGAAAAACCATCTCTTATTTAAATGGAAATAAGGAAGAAGTAAGTAATACAGTTCAGTCTGTATCCTTAAAAAATGGACAATTACAATTAACGTTAGACGATGAAGCAGGAAGTAAAATTACTTCGAGTCAAATTACAAAAATTGAATAG
- the fliP gene encoding flagellar type III secretion system pore protein FliP (The bacterial flagellar biogenesis protein FliP forms a type III secretion system (T3SS)-type pore required for flagellar assembly.), translated as MNEFMQFFNNNDPGNVSTSVQLLLLLTVLSLAPSIIILLTSFTRIVIVLSFVRTALATQQMPPNQVIVGLALFLTFFIMAPTFQEVNDKALTPLFNEEITLEEAYDNAALPLKEFMSKHTRQKDLALFLNYSKAEAPESIEDIPLTTLVPAFAISELKTAFQIGFMIFIPFLVIDMVVASILMSMGMMMLPPVMISLPFKILLFIMVDGWYLVVKSLLESF; from the coding sequence ATGAATGAGTTTATGCAGTTTTTTAATAACAATGACCCAGGTAATGTCTCTACTTCTGTTCAATTGTTATTATTATTAACCGTCCTTTCTTTAGCACCTAGTATCATTATATTACTAACTAGCTTTACGAGAATAGTGATTGTTCTTTCCTTTGTCAGAACGGCGCTTGCAACACAACAAATGCCTCCTAACCAAGTAATCGTAGGGTTAGCTTTGTTTTTGACATTTTTTATTATGGCTCCTACTTTTCAGGAAGTGAATGATAAAGCATTAACTCCATTGTTTAATGAAGAAATAACATTGGAAGAAGCTTATGACAATGCTGCATTACCCCTTAAAGAATTTATGAGCAAGCATACGAGGCAGAAAGATTTAGCCTTATTTTTAAATTATTCTAAAGCAGAAGCTCCAGAATCGATTGAGGATATCCCGCTAACGACATTGGTACCTGCTTTTGCGATAAGTGAATTAAAAACAGCCTTTCAAATAGGGTTTATGATTTTTATTCCATTCTTAGTCATTGATATGGTTGTAGCAAGTATTTTAATGTCCATGGGGATGATGATGCTTCCGCCTGTTATGATTTCATTGCCATTTAAAATTCTGTTATTCATTATGGTTGATGGTTGGTATTTAGTTGTAAAATCACTGCTAGAAAGTTTTTAA
- a CDS encoding TIGR02530 family flagellar biosynthesis protein — MDKPIYPSIKSHDAIKNGIEAIKSKSNAHNTQNKITSFSSHLHQSISSLNTLNISKHANERLQQRGIEIDADKWKAIEEKVTQAKKMGIKESLVLLNNAALIVSAKNNTVITAMDLEEATDQIFTNINGTIIMN, encoded by the coding sequence ATGGATAAGCCTATTTATCCTTCAATAAAATCACATGATGCAATAAAAAATGGTATTGAGGCGATTAAGTCTAAATCTAATGCACATAATACGCAAAATAAAATCACATCGTTTTCTAGCCATTTACATCAGTCCATTTCTTCCTTAAATACGCTGAATATCAGCAAACATGCAAATGAGAGACTACAGCAACGAGGAATTGAAATAGATGCTGATAAATGGAAGGCGATTGAAGAAAAAGTCACCCAAGCAAAAAAAATGGGAATTAAAGAATCGCTCGTACTTCTAAATAATGCTGCATTAATCGTAAGTGCTAAAAACAATACAGTGATTACGGCAATGGATCTGGAAGAAGCAACAGACCAAATTTTTACTAATATAAATGGAACAATCATTATGAATTAA
- the fliJ gene encoding flagellar export protein FliJ, whose translation MSYQFKFEKILTIREREKEEASSAYNLSVNRFEEAAEKLYELLKRKEDLEAYQAEKMTTGLSVQEIRHHQQFVGNLTKTIEHAQKMVQNARNSMVYFQEKMLEKNIEVKKFVKIKEKDHSNFVALEKLEEAKQMDDISLQQYMQQEKAGG comes from the coding sequence ATGAGCTATCAGTTTAAATTTGAAAAAATCTTAACGATTCGAGAAAGAGAAAAAGAAGAAGCAAGCTCTGCATATAACCTGTCTGTTAATAGATTTGAAGAAGCTGCTGAAAAACTATATGAGCTATTAAAGAGAAAAGAAGATTTAGAAGCCTACCAAGCGGAAAAAATGACTACTGGTTTATCTGTTCAAGAAATTAGGCATCATCAACAATTTGTAGGTAATTTAACGAAAACGATTGAACATGCACAGAAGATGGTGCAAAATGCACGTAATTCGATGGTGTATTTTCAAGAAAAAATGTTAGAGAAGAATATTGAAGTGAAGAAGTTTGTGAAAATAAAGGAAAAAGATCACTCCAATTTTGTAGCATTAGAGAAATTAGAAGAAGCAAAACAAATGGATGATATTTCGCTTCAACAATATATGCAACAAGAGAAGGCAGGTGGATAA
- a CDS encoding flagellar hook-length control protein FliK, protein MKLGLINSWRNTELASGNQEVTSEKIDGQFLSMINALKTNREQSNPIQKDNQKKDGLNDLLTILSSSSDASIGLDGKSNLDVGNDQPSSNLEHLLTTYHHFSTGEDFPHLDTSEKTKILADLLINMEDQITQVLKKQSNPEITQDMFNHTELPILLIDLKMLENTVEMLVPDMSLKGKVAETVHDLQSLIRSLNKVVEENSSNTMKNMEKDEDSIKGNWISNESNFISRYNNLSQTENSLPVTETNLKQQPVQKVEASSEEQFNTQALKPEIKSDMHIPEKQIDRNEEIIVNPNIGYKEHINENRDDQKETSFPSIKHVNNLLTIGNNSYQTERELTTVGIFQDEIRTSSEGRLIKIDQAEITHQTVDKHSKTNDKSVSVNELWVGDAQEAEVISQPLGDLHYENENPKEYRFSSVTSAINTIEEMSTPDSNEKQKTNPTATSQFFSADNQGNHDTTDKPLLHPSQTVNSGMESVKENSNTPDTNSIEETVEEQVTASKDRGDIQRRYTTIDTNLLAMQNRLLKEKGTFITREANPTSAKLTSSQISLPNITQADRGENRIAQSSNELKSIISAILSEVDKQLEGKSSTVVQKVINPIMVSSIRKSSELLVANTSLKESSEVNLEEVDTKILPSIQSTFVKQQPLMVLSNTGAGVQPKNVEEQFAKLLANSTFTKIGDTQKLSIRLAPDHLGSIRIELTQNEGNMIARIITTTAEAKEVLDKQLTSLKHGFTAQNLQVDKIDIIVSSQQQEKLQKDQQQQQEQHQSPSQREKKEADDEENNQKTSFFEELLKMDV, encoded by the coding sequence TTGAAGCTAGGATTAATTAATTCATGGAGAAATACGGAGTTAGCGAGTGGCAATCAAGAAGTAACAAGCGAAAAAATAGATGGACAGTTTTTATCTATGATAAATGCTTTAAAAACAAATCGCGAACAAAGTAATCCAATCCAAAAGGATAATCAAAAAAAAGATGGGTTAAACGATCTTTTGACAATTCTGTCTAGCTCATCAGATGCGAGTATCGGTTTAGATGGTAAAAGTAACTTGGATGTAGGAAATGACCAGCCATCATCAAATCTTGAACATCTATTGACTACGTATCATCATTTTTCTACTGGGGAAGATTTCCCACATTTAGATACATCGGAAAAGACTAAGATACTAGCTGACCTATTAATTAATATGGAAGATCAAATCACTCAAGTATTAAAGAAACAAAGTAATCCAGAGATAACACAGGATATGTTTAATCATACAGAGTTACCGATCTTGCTTATTGATTTAAAGATGCTTGAGAATACAGTAGAGATGCTGGTTCCAGACATGTCTTTGAAGGGTAAAGTTGCGGAAACAGTTCATGATTTGCAGAGTTTAATACGGTCATTAAATAAAGTCGTAGAAGAAAATTCATCTAATACCATGAAGAATATGGAAAAAGATGAGGATTCTATTAAGGGAAATTGGATTTCAAATGAAAGTAATTTTATCAGCAGATATAATAACTTATCCCAAACCGAGAATAGTTTACCGGTGACTGAGACGAACTTAAAGCAGCAACCTGTACAAAAGGTTGAAGCATCATCAGAAGAACAGTTTAATACGCAAGCTTTGAAACCAGAAATAAAGTCCGATATGCATATTCCTGAAAAACAGATTGATCGGAATGAAGAAATTATTGTAAATCCTAATATTGGATATAAGGAACATATCAATGAGAATCGGGATGATCAAAAAGAGACAAGCTTTCCATCGATTAAGCATGTTAACAATCTTTTGACTATCGGTAATAATTCATACCAAACCGAAAGAGAACTCACTACTGTAGGGATATTCCAAGATGAAATTAGGACATCTTCTGAGGGTAGATTGATTAAAATTGATCAAGCAGAGATCACGCATCAAACAGTTGATAAACATAGTAAGACAAATGATAAATCTGTGAGTGTTAACGAATTGTGGGTGGGAGACGCTCAAGAAGCTGAAGTAATTTCACAGCCGTTAGGGGACTTACATTACGAAAATGAAAATCCAAAAGAGTATCGCTTTTCTTCCGTAACTAGTGCGATTAATACGATAGAAGAAATGTCAACACCAGATAGTAATGAAAAGCAAAAGACCAATCCTACAGCTACTAGTCAGTTTTTTAGTGCAGACAATCAAGGTAATCATGATACAACAGATAAACCTCTCTTACATCCGTCCCAAACTGTAAACAGCGGTATGGAAAGTGTAAAGGAGAATAGCAATACTCCAGATACCAATTCGATCGAAGAAACAGTAGAAGAACAAGTAACAGCTAGTAAGGATCGTGGAGATATTCAAAGACGATATACGACGATTGATACAAACTTATTGGCAATGCAAAATCGACTACTAAAAGAAAAAGGTACTTTCATTACTAGAGAAGCTAATCCAACAAGTGCGAAGTTAACTTCGTCACAAATAAGTCTCCCAAATATTACGCAAGCAGATAGAGGAGAAAATCGTATAGCACAATCGAGTAATGAACTTAAATCGATTATTTCGGCGATTCTTTCTGAGGTGGATAAACAATTAGAAGGAAAGAGTTCAACAGTTGTTCAGAAAGTTATTAATCCTATCATGGTAAGTTCAATAAGAAAATCGAGTGAATTGTTAGTAGCCAATACAAGTCTGAAGGAATCATCTGAAGTGAATCTAGAAGAAGTTGATACAAAAATATTGCCCTCTATACAAAGCACTTTTGTTAAACAACAACCGCTAATGGTACTTTCTAATACAGGAGCAGGGGTACAGCCAAAAAATGTGGAAGAGCAGTTTGCGAAACTATTGGCAAATAGTACATTCACAAAAATTGGAGATACCCAAAAGCTATCTATTCGTTTGGCACCGGATCATTTAGGCTCGATTCGAATTGAATTGACGCAAAATGAAGGAAATATGATTGCGAGAATTATTACAACAACTGCTGAAGCGAAAGAAGTGTTAGATAAACAGCTTACTAGTTTAAAACACGGATTTACTGCCCAAAATCTGCAAGTAGATAAAATAGATATCATCGTGTCTTCTCAACAACAGGAGAAACTTCAAAAAGATCAGCAACAACAGCAAGAGCAACATCAATCTCCATCACAAAGAGAGAAGAAAGAAGCAGATGATGAGGAGAATAACCAAAAAACTTCCTTTTTCGAGGAATTATTAAAAATGGACGTCTAG
- the fliY gene encoding flagellar motor switch phosphatase FliY, with amino-acid sequence MVSKDMLSQDEIDALLRGDSVTNDSPELDVEKYLSDIEKDTLGEIGNISFGSSATALSTLLNQKVDITTPTVSVISKNMLSEEFPHPYVAIRVNYTEGFSGMNLLVIEQADAAVIADLMLGGDGLNADKEMLGEIQLSAVQEAMNQMMGSAATSMSTIFSKKVDISPPSIDILDFNQGEGTESIPDEDIFAKISFRIKIGELIDSNIMQLLQLSFAKKLVEGLLNPDIGEEEVSNIPEVDYNSVYEPKEPMQESRSTNNYQQASNEMANNHVNTHTNNSISSNVNHQQQHFGSGHHTTQGPPPNVQPAGFSNFDTAPQTVTETKNLDMLLDIPLQVTVELGRTKRSVKEILELSSGSIIELDKLAGEPVDILVNNRLVAQGEVVVIDENFGVRVTDIVSQKDRLKNLK; translated from the coding sequence ATGGTGAGTAAGGATATGCTTTCACAAGATGAAATTGATGCTCTCTTAAGGGGAGATAGTGTAACGAACGATAGTCCAGAATTGGATGTGGAAAAGTACTTATCGGATATAGAAAAAGATACCTTAGGGGAAATTGGAAATATATCCTTCGGTAGCTCAGCAACTGCGCTATCTACATTGTTAAATCAAAAAGTAGATATTACAACACCAACTGTCAGTGTAATATCGAAAAATATGCTGTCAGAGGAGTTCCCACACCCATATGTAGCAATAAGAGTCAATTATACAGAAGGATTCTCTGGCATGAACTTGCTTGTAATCGAGCAAGCCGATGCAGCTGTTATTGCTGATTTAATGCTTGGTGGTGATGGATTAAATGCTGATAAAGAAATGCTGGGGGAAATACAGTTAAGTGCAGTGCAAGAAGCAATGAACCAAATGATGGGTTCTGCGGCTACATCCATGTCCACCATTTTTAGCAAAAAAGTTGATATTTCTCCTCCTAGTATCGATATTTTAGACTTTAATCAAGGGGAAGGAACTGAGTCGATTCCTGATGAAGACATTTTCGCAAAAATTTCCTTTCGAATTAAGATTGGAGAGTTAATTGATTCAAATATCATGCAACTATTACAGCTTTCTTTTGCGAAAAAGTTAGTGGAAGGATTATTAAATCCTGATATTGGAGAAGAAGAAGTTTCCAATATTCCCGAAGTCGATTATAATTCAGTATATGAGCCAAAAGAACCGATGCAAGAGTCACGTTCGACAAATAATTATCAGCAAGCTTCTAATGAAATGGCTAATAATCATGTCAATACTCATACTAATAATTCCATTTCGTCAAATGTGAATCATCAGCAACAACATTTTGGCTCAGGACATCATACTACACAAGGTCCACCACCAAACGTGCAACCTGCAGGATTCTCTAATTTTGATACAGCGCCTCAAACGGTTACGGAAACAAAGAACTTGGATATGTTGTTAGATATTCCTTTACAAGTAACGGTTGAGCTTGGAAGAACAAAACGATCTGTTAAAGAGATATTAGAATTATCTTCAGGGTCTATTATTGAATTGGACAAGTTAGCTGGAGAACCTGTTGATATTCTTGTAAATAATCGATTGGTTGCACAAGGGGAAGTAGTGGTAATTGATGAGAATTTCGGTGTTCGTGTAACCGATATTGTTAGTCAAAAGGACCGATTAAAGAATTTAAAATAA